The DNA window CGGCATTCTTGCCGCGATCGCGATCCCGAAGTTCGCGAACACGAAGGAGAAGGCTTACCTCGCATCGATGAAGGCAGACCTTCGCAACCTGGCCACGTACGAAGAGAGCTATGCTGCCGACAGTGCCGGCACGTACTTCTCGGGCGACGGCACGGCGCAGGGCTTCACGGCGTCGCAGAACGTGACGATGGCGGCGACGGCGGTTGCCGGTCCGCCGGCCGGATGGTCGGCGGTGGCGACGCACTCGCTCACGACCAAGACCTGCTCGTCCTCGGTGAACGGTCTTATCACCTGCACCTGATCGCAACGGAGTGCGCGACTGCACTGCGAGCCCGCGTGGATTCTCCCGCGGGCTCGTTTTCTTTCTCGGGCCACGCGCGGAATGCCCGATTGGCCGCAGAATGCGGCAATTTTTCAACGCCAGAGCTTTTCGATAAGCGTGTCAACTCGTTGCAGGCGGCGCACTTGAGCTCCTGGATCTGAAGTGGTCCGTGCCGTGCCTACAGTGGCCTCAGATGCCGGCGGACCGACCCCCCGATCTGCACCGCATTGGCGAATTTCAACTCTCTAAAGGAGAGATCATGGTACGCAACAAGAAGGGCTTCACGCTGATCGAGCTTCTGATCGTCGTCGTCATCATCGGCATTCTTGCCGCGATCGCGATCCCGAAGTTCGCGAATACGAAGGAGAAGGCTTACCTCGCATCGATGAAGGCTGACCTTCGCAACCTCGCCACGTACGAAGAGAGCTATGCTGCCGACAGTGCCGGCACGTACTTCTCGGGCGACGGCACGGCGCAGGGCTTCACGGCGTCGCAGAACGTGACGATGGCGGCGACGGCGGTTGCCGGTCCGCCGGCCGGATGGTCGGCTGTCGCGACGCACTCGCTCACGACCAAGACCTGCTCGTCTTCAGTCAACGGCCTGATCACTTGCACATAACTGGCTGAGCTTTACAGCAGGAAAACCCGCCGGGACCTGGGCCCGGCGGGTTTTTTTTGGTTACGACCTGGAATTCGCGTGAAAAACTTCTGTCGTCGTCCGCACTCGACTGTTATGTTGGGACCTCCTTTGCGTCCGCCGATCCACTCGGGCGTGACCAAATCGTCGTTCGATCCGTCAGTACGGCGGACCTCACCTCCGGCCGGCACAGGCCGGCTGGAGATTTATTTTTTGAACGTTCTCGGATACTGCAGTCGCACGGCTGCCACCGTTGCAATTCCGATCGCCGCGATCCTCGCGCCCGACCAGGCGAGTGCTCAGCGCGACGTTCACGCCGAGGTCGCGGCGCTGGCGAAGCTCCCCGTCGTCGACAGCACGAACCTCCGCCGGATGGTCGTCCACATGGCTGGAAAGAGCGGGAAGCTTCTGGCAAGGTTCGTTCTGCCGCCGCGCGCCCTCAGGATTCCGGTTCTCTCCAAGAACCTCGCGTTCACCTCCAAGCTCATCCCCACGGTTCAGGAGATCACTGGCGCCAGCAAGGTCGGTCGTTTTTCCATGATCACCATGAAGTCGTTCGGCGACAAAGTTGCCGGTTCGGTCGGCGGATATCGGGTAGGGTACTGG is part of the Gemmatimonadaceae bacterium genome and encodes:
- a CDS encoding prepilin-type N-terminal cleavage/methylation domain-containing protein, with product MVRNKKGFTLIELLIVVVIIGILAAIAIPKFANTKEKAYLASMKADLRNLATYEESYAADSAGTYFSGDGTAQGFTASQNVTMAATAVAGPPAGWSAVATHSLTTKTCSSSVNGLITCT